From one Microbacterium sp. 10M-3C3 genomic stretch:
- a CDS encoding MSMEG_6728 family protein, with translation MQTFLPYPSFAASARALDAPRLGKQRVETLQLIRAQTVPGHGWRHHPAAKMWAGHVPALVAYGLAMTDEWIQRGHADTVREKLLAYAPEVDGVDQHALDLPRWIGDEAFHRAHRSNLIRKDAAFYRPRFGDDVPDDLPYIWPAP, from the coding sequence GTGCAGACCTTCCTGCCGTACCCGTCCTTCGCCGCGTCCGCGCGTGCACTCGACGCGCCGCGGCTCGGCAAGCAGCGCGTGGAGACGCTGCAGCTGATCCGCGCCCAGACGGTGCCCGGCCACGGCTGGCGACACCATCCGGCGGCGAAGATGTGGGCGGGGCATGTGCCCGCCCTGGTCGCGTACGGGCTCGCGATGACCGACGAGTGGATCCAGCGGGGACACGCCGACACGGTGCGCGAGAAGCTGCTCGCGTACGCGCCCGAGGTCGACGGCGTCGACCAGCACGCCCTGGATCTGCCGCGCTGGATCGGCGACGAGGCATTCCACCGCGCGCACCGCTCGAACCTCATCCGCAAGGACGCCGCGTTCTACCGGCCGCGCTTCGGCGACGACGTGCCCGATGACCTGCCCTACATCTGGCCGGCGCCGTAG
- a CDS encoding TetR family transcriptional regulator has translation MTDARSGRPRASSRDVLAEAACELFLERGYDATSVSDITRRAGVSRSSFFNYFSSKSDVLWGALDDRLARFAHALRADTAPELDVAVRAAVRTLLDGFAPDALALAWAQADAMGLGDEFVREAGVRRARVAQAVAERLRRGGVDALRAEVVGAAYGGAVLAAIAQWALAGAGRVPLSDVLDAALVAVPGAAAPAGVRQLRVVVRTSDLDAALALYRDTAGMAERAAFSGDGDARVVILDAGQATLELANPAQVDFIDAVETDGRTPSDRIRVALEVADATAVTERLTAAGARLEAAPRVTPWGSRNSRLRGPDDLQLTLFEEGAG, from the coding sequence ATGACCGATGCGCGCAGCGGACGACCCCGCGCGTCCTCGCGCGACGTGCTCGCCGAGGCCGCGTGCGAGCTGTTCCTCGAGCGGGGCTACGACGCGACGTCGGTGTCGGACATCACGCGACGCGCGGGCGTGAGCCGCTCGAGCTTCTTCAACTACTTCTCGTCGAAGTCCGACGTCCTCTGGGGCGCTCTCGACGACCGTCTCGCGCGCTTCGCCCACGCGCTGCGCGCCGACACGGCACCCGAGCTCGACGTCGCGGTGCGCGCCGCGGTGCGCACGCTGCTCGACGGCTTCGCGCCCGACGCCCTCGCCCTCGCATGGGCGCAGGCCGACGCCATGGGCCTCGGCGACGAGTTCGTGCGCGAGGCGGGCGTCCGCCGCGCCCGCGTCGCGCAGGCCGTCGCAGAGCGGCTGCGCCGAGGCGGCGTCGATGCGCTGCGCGCCGAGGTCGTGGGTGCCGCCTACGGCGGCGCGGTGCTCGCGGCGATCGCGCAGTGGGCGCTCGCCGGGGCGGGCCGTGTGCCCCTCTCCGACGTTCTCGACGCCGCGCTCGTGGCGGTGCCGGGCGCCGCGGCTCCCGCCGGGGTCCGCCAGCTGCGGGTCGTCGTCCGCACCTCCGACCTCGACGCCGCGCTCGCCCTGTACCGCGACACCGCCGGCATGGCCGAGCGCGCCGCCTTCTCCGGCGACGGCGACGCGCGCGTCGTGATCCTCGACGCGGGACAGGCGACCCTCGAACTCGCGAACCCCGCGCAGGTGGATTTCATCGACGCCGTCGAGACCGACGGGCGCACGCCGAGCGACCGCATCCGCGTCGCCCTCGAGGTGGCGGATGCGACGGCCGTCACCGAGCGGCTCACCGCGGCCGGGGCGCGGCTGGAGGCCGCCCCCCGCGTGACGCCGTGGGGCTCCCGCAACAGCCGTCTCCGCGGGCCCGACGACCTGCAGCTGACCCTCTTCGAGGAGGGCGCGGGCTGA
- the ftsY gene encoding signal recognition particle-docking protein FtsY, giving the protein MAENSWSLGRALRGLFVKPTIDETTWEDLETALLTADFGPDVTERIVEELHEKVDRFRTTDPRDLQRMLRETLEEHFAKFDTTLRLTERPAVVLVVGVNGVGKTTTIGKFAKFLQRYGRSVVVGAADTFRAAAVDQLATWAERGGASIVRPQHEGQDPASVAFQTIAHAKETGTEIVLIDTAGRLHTKGGLMDELGKIKRVVEKQAPISEVLLVLDATTGQNGVLQAQAFLEHADVTGLVLTKLDGSAKGGFVLAVQERTGIPVKLLGQGEGIGDLTGFTPHVFAASLVD; this is encoded by the coding sequence ATGGCGGAGAACTCCTGGTCGCTCGGGCGCGCGCTGCGCGGCCTGTTCGTCAAGCCCACGATCGACGAGACGACGTGGGAGGACCTCGAGACCGCGCTGCTCACGGCCGACTTCGGCCCGGATGTCACCGAGCGCATCGTCGAGGAGCTGCACGAGAAGGTCGACCGCTTTCGCACGACCGATCCGCGCGACCTGCAGCGGATGCTGCGCGAGACGCTCGAGGAGCACTTCGCGAAGTTCGACACGACGCTGCGCCTGACCGAGCGCCCCGCCGTGGTCCTCGTCGTCGGGGTCAACGGCGTCGGCAAGACCACGACGATCGGCAAGTTCGCCAAGTTCCTGCAGCGCTACGGGCGCTCGGTGGTCGTCGGGGCCGCCGACACGTTCCGGGCGGCCGCCGTCGACCAGCTCGCGACGTGGGCCGAGCGCGGCGGCGCGAGCATCGTGCGGCCGCAGCACGAGGGTCAGGATCCCGCGTCCGTCGCCTTCCAGACCATCGCGCACGCGAAGGAGACCGGCACCGAGATCGTCCTCATCGACACAGCCGGACGGCTGCACACCAAGGGCGGCCTGATGGACGAGCTCGGCAAGATCAAGCGCGTCGTCGAGAAGCAGGCGCCGATCAGCGAGGTCCTCCTCGTCCTCGACGCCACGACGGGCCAGAACGGCGTGCTGCAGGCACAGGCCTTCCTCGAGCACGCCGACGTCACGGGCCTCGTGCTCACGAAGCTCGACGGGTCGGCCAAGGGCGGATTCGTGCTCGCCGTGCAGGAGCGCACGGGCATCCCCGTGAAGCTCCTCGGCCAGGGCGAGGGCATCGGCGACCTCACCGGTTTCACGCCGCACGTGTTCGCCGCGTCGCTCGTGGACTGA
- the lipA gene encoding lipoyl synthase, with product MSAPEGRKLLRLEVRNAQTPIERKPEWIKTRAKTGPEYTELRDLVKTEDLHTVCQEAGCPNIYECWEDREATFLIGGSQCTRRCDFCQIDTGKPAEYDTDEPRRVAESVRRMRLRYATVTGVARDDLPDEGAWLHAETVRRIHAENPGTGVEILATDFSGDPALLDEVFSSRPEVFAHNVETVPRIFKRIRPAFRYDRSLGVLSRAREAGLITKSNLILGMGEEPEEVVQALQDLRDAGTDIITITQYLRPTPRHLPVARWIKPDEFVAFKEEAERIGFLGVLAGPLVRSSYRAGRLWAQSMLSYGREIPADLAHLAADIAADERGFAQAV from the coding sequence GTGAGCGCGCCGGAGGGACGCAAGCTCCTGCGCCTGGAGGTCCGCAACGCGCAGACGCCGATCGAGCGCAAGCCCGAGTGGATCAAGACGCGCGCGAAGACCGGCCCCGAGTACACCGAGCTGCGCGACCTCGTGAAGACCGAGGACCTGCACACGGTGTGCCAGGAGGCCGGCTGCCCCAACATCTACGAGTGCTGGGAGGACCGCGAGGCGACCTTCCTCATCGGCGGCTCGCAGTGCACGCGGCGCTGCGACTTCTGCCAGATCGACACCGGCAAGCCCGCGGAGTACGACACCGACGAGCCGCGCCGGGTCGCCGAGAGCGTCCGGCGCATGCGTCTGCGCTACGCCACCGTCACGGGCGTCGCGCGCGACGACCTCCCCGACGAGGGCGCGTGGCTGCACGCCGAGACGGTGCGCCGCATCCACGCCGAGAACCCCGGCACCGGCGTCGAGATCCTCGCGACGGACTTCTCCGGCGACCCCGCCCTGCTCGACGAGGTCTTCTCGAGCCGCCCCGAGGTGTTCGCGCACAACGTCGAGACCGTGCCGCGCATCTTCAAGCGCATCCGCCCGGCGTTCCGCTACGACCGGTCGCTGGGCGTCCTCTCGCGGGCGCGGGAGGCGGGCCTCATCACGAAGTCCAACCTCATCCTCGGCATGGGCGAGGAGCCCGAGGAGGTCGTGCAGGCGCTGCAGGACCTCCGGGATGCGGGCACCGACATCATCACGATCACGCAGTACCTGCGTCCCACCCCCCGCCACCTGCCCGTCGCACGGTGGATCAAGCCGGACGAGTTCGTCGCGTTCAAGGAGGAGGCGGAGCGGATCGGTTTCCTGGGCGTGCTGGCCGGACCGCTCGTGCGCTCCTCCTACCGCGCCGGCCGGCTGTGGGCGCAGTCGATGCTGTCGTACGGGCGCGAGATCCCCGCGGACCTGGCCCATCTGGCCGCCGACATCGCGGCGGACGAGCGCGGCTTCGCGCAGGCGGTCTGA
- a CDS encoding DUF2004 domain-containing protein — protein sequence MAIEHDFFGLLESGPDGAIFWSENVEFGDQTVTVDLTAPDQDDVSQAALDVAAAMVSSLEAIDRTARNAMVNELDDRTSEVTEYILQQQDTLGDDLEDLLVDISGDVHIDVIRSLQLMSMTILADEHGGSEPFAVLEYALDPDATDDVLLVNLASDGQVQSVTSAD from the coding sequence ATGGCGATCGAGCACGACTTCTTCGGACTCCTGGAGTCAGGGCCCGACGGGGCGATCTTCTGGTCGGAGAACGTCGAGTTCGGCGACCAGACGGTGACGGTCGACCTGACCGCGCCCGACCAGGACGACGTGTCGCAGGCGGCGCTCGACGTCGCGGCGGCGATGGTGTCCTCGCTCGAGGCCATCGACCGCACCGCCCGCAACGCGATGGTGAACGAGCTCGACGACCGCACGAGCGAGGTGACGGAGTACATCCTGCAGCAGCAGGACACCCTGGGCGACGACCTCGAGGACCTCCTCGTCGACATCTCGGGCGACGTGCACATCGACGTCATCCGCTCCCTCCAGCTCATGAGCATGACGATCCTCGCCGACGAGCACGGCGGCAGCGAGCCGTTCGCGGTGCTCGAGTACGCACTCGACCCGGATGCGACGGACGACGTGCTGCTCGTGAACCTCGCCTCCGACGGCCAGGTGCAGTCGGTCACGAGCGCCGACTGA
- the ffh gene encoding signal recognition particle protein, giving the protein MATFGTLSDRLTETFRNLRTKGKLTPADVDGTVREIRRALLDADVALPVVKDFTAKVRERALGDEVNRALNPAQQVVQIVNEELVAILGGQQRRLQFAKNPPTVIMLAGLQGSGKTTFAGKLARQLEKEGHTPLLIAADLQRPNAVNQLQVVAERAGAAIFAPEPGNGVGDPVRVARDGVEYARRQQHDTVIIDTAGRLGVDAELMKQAADIRRATDPDEVLFVIDAMIGQDAVNTAKAFQEGVDFTGVVLSKLDGDARGGAALSVASVTGRPIIYASTGEGLDDLEAFHPDRMASRILDLGDILTLIEQAQQAFDEAEALKVAEKLATETFTLEDFLEQMQQMKKMGSMKKMLGMLPGMGSMKQQLENFDEREIDRTEAIIRSMTPGERRNPKVLNGSRRLRIARGSGMTVTDVNQLVQRFEQAAKMMKTVARGGVPNIPGVGPVPGAGRPGASAKRGKQQKQKGSRSGNPAKRAAENAGIAAAAPAAPTGSGFGLGRPGAAQPSEADLAELQKMLGRG; this is encoded by the coding sequence ATGGCTACCTTCGGCACGCTCTCCGACCGGCTCACCGAGACCTTCCGCAACCTGCGCACGAAGGGCAAGCTCACGCCCGCCGACGTCGACGGGACGGTCCGCGAGATCCGCCGCGCGCTCCTGGACGCCGACGTCGCGCTGCCGGTCGTGAAGGATTTCACCGCCAAGGTGCGCGAGCGCGCCCTCGGCGACGAGGTCAACCGCGCGCTGAACCCCGCCCAGCAGGTCGTGCAGATCGTGAACGAGGAGCTCGTGGCGATCCTCGGCGGCCAGCAGCGGCGCCTGCAGTTCGCGAAGAACCCGCCGACGGTCATCATGCTGGCGGGCCTGCAGGGCTCGGGCAAGACGACGTTCGCGGGCAAGCTCGCGCGCCAGCTCGAGAAGGAGGGGCACACGCCCCTGCTCATCGCGGCCGACCTGCAGCGCCCGAACGCCGTCAACCAGCTCCAGGTGGTCGCCGAGCGCGCCGGTGCCGCGATCTTCGCGCCCGAGCCGGGCAACGGCGTCGGCGACCCCGTACGCGTCGCGCGCGACGGCGTCGAGTACGCCCGCCGCCAGCAGCACGACACGGTCATCATCGACACCGCCGGTCGGCTGGGCGTCGACGCCGAGCTGATGAAGCAGGCCGCCGACATCCGCCGGGCCACCGATCCCGACGAGGTGCTGTTCGTCATCGACGCCATGATCGGTCAGGACGCCGTCAACACCGCCAAGGCGTTCCAGGAGGGGGTGGACTTCACGGGTGTCGTCCTGTCCAAGCTCGACGGAGACGCCCGCGGCGGCGCGGCCCTGTCGGTCGCGTCGGTCACCGGTCGCCCCATCATCTACGCGTCGACGGGCGAGGGACTCGACGACCTCGAGGCGTTCCACCCCGACCGGATGGCCTCCCGCATCCTCGACCTCGGCGACATCCTCACGCTCATCGAGCAGGCGCAGCAGGCGTTCGACGAGGCCGAGGCGCTCAAGGTCGCCGAGAAGCTCGCGACCGAGACCTTCACGCTCGAGGACTTCCTCGAGCAGATGCAGCAGATGAAGAAGATGGGCTCCATGAAGAAGATGCTCGGGATGCTCCCGGGCATGGGCTCCATGAAGCAGCAGCTGGAGAACTTCGACGAGCGCGAGATCGACCGCACCGAGGCGATCATCCGGTCCATGACGCCGGGGGAGCGCCGCAACCCCAAGGTGCTCAACGGCTCACGCCGCCTGCGCATCGCCCGCGGTTCGGGCATGACCGTCACCGACGTCAACCAGCTCGTGCAGCGCTTCGAGCAGGCCGCGAAGATGATGAAGACCGTCGCCCGCGGCGGTGTGCCCAACATCCCGGGCGTCGGTCCGGTCCCCGGCGCCGGCCGCCCCGGTGCCTCGGCCAAGCGCGGCAAGCAGCAGAAGCAGAAGGGCTCGCGCTCGGGCAACCCCGCCAAGCGCGCCGCTGAGAACGCGGGCATCGCCGCGGCCGCACCGGCCGCGCCCACGGGCTCGGGCTTCGGGCTCGGCCGACCCGGTGCCGCGCAGCCCAGCGAGGCCGACCTCGCGGAGCTGCAGAAGATGCTCGGTCGCGGCTGA
- the lipB gene encoding lipoyl(octanoyl) transferase LipB — translation MLDIRMVGLSPAYVPYARGWELQRRTHADVVSGRAPDTLLLLEHEAVYTAGKRTQPEDRPVDGTPVVDVDRGGRITWHGPGQLVGYPIVRLPEPMDVVAHVRRIERLLIAVLRTHGVDGYQVDGRSGVWVRRPLSEDKVAAIGVRVEKGVTMHGFAINCDNSLAPFRRIVPCGIADAGVTTVSEVAGAIVSPADVAGTVAAVFADEFAAVAA, via the coding sequence ATGCTGGACATCCGCATGGTGGGCCTCTCGCCGGCATACGTCCCATACGCCCGCGGGTGGGAGCTCCAGCGCCGCACGCACGCCGACGTCGTCTCCGGCCGCGCGCCCGACACCCTGCTCCTGCTCGAGCACGAGGCGGTGTACACGGCCGGCAAGCGCACGCAGCCCGAGGACCGGCCCGTCGACGGCACGCCGGTCGTCGACGTCGACCGCGGCGGCCGCATCACGTGGCACGGCCCCGGGCAGCTCGTGGGGTATCCGATCGTGCGCCTGCCCGAGCCGATGGACGTCGTCGCGCACGTCCGCCGCATCGAGCGCCTCCTCATCGCGGTGCTGCGCACCCACGGCGTCGACGGCTACCAGGTGGACGGGCGCAGCGGCGTGTGGGTGCGCCGGCCGCTGTCGGAGGACAAGGTCGCGGCCATCGGGGTCCGCGTCGAGAAGGGCGTCACGATGCACGGCTTCGCGATCAACTGCGACAACTCGCTCGCCCCCTTCCGGCGCATCGTGCCGTGCGGCATCGCGGATGCCGGCGTCACGACGGTGAGCGAGGTCGCGGGCGCCATCGTCTCCCCCGCCGACGTGGCCGGCACGGTGGCCGCCGTGTTCGCCGACGAGTTCGCGGCGGTGGCCGCGTGA
- a CDS encoding SGNH/GDSL hydrolase family protein, translated as MTVVRRLLALGIAAVVLAVATACAPVAHAAPAATSPRPSAALSAAPAASHDAHAVVTIGDSIMAGYGLEPGEAWPELLARRTGVPLVNLACSGAGFVAVGDCGTDFSTLVDEAIAFDPAVVIVQASDNDLEEDPHDIDAAAAAAVRELRRALPGAQLVGIGALWNVPGDTPAAITGSTDALRAAMHAAGGVFVSLGQPLQDDQDLLQADGEHPTPEGQRVLAERVRAALDDAGVTL; from the coding sequence GTGACCGTGGTCCGACGCCTGCTCGCGCTCGGCATCGCCGCCGTGGTGCTGGCCGTCGCGACCGCGTGCGCGCCGGTGGCGCACGCCGCCCCGGCCGCGACCTCCCCCCGCCCCTCGGCCGCCCTTTCCGCCGCGCCGGCGGCATCGCACGACGCGCACGCGGTCGTGACGATCGGCGACTCGATCATGGCCGGCTACGGTCTCGAGCCCGGCGAGGCGTGGCCCGAGCTGCTCGCGCGGCGCACCGGCGTGCCGCTGGTGAATCTCGCGTGCAGCGGCGCCGGCTTCGTCGCCGTCGGCGACTGCGGCACCGACTTCTCGACGCTCGTCGACGAGGCGATCGCGTTCGATCCCGCCGTCGTCATCGTCCAGGCCTCCGACAACGACCTCGAGGAGGACCCGCACGACATCGACGCCGCGGCCGCCGCGGCCGTGCGGGAGCTGCGCCGCGCCCTTCCCGGCGCGCAGCTCGTCGGGATCGGCGCGCTGTGGAACGTGCCGGGCGACACACCCGCGGCGATCACGGGGAGCACGGACGCGCTGCGCGCGGCCATGCATGCCGCGGGCGGCGTGTTCGTGTCGCTCGGCCAGCCCCTGCAGGACGATCAGGACCTGCTGCAGGCGGACGGCGAGCACCCGACGCCCGAGGGGCAGCGCGTGCTGGCCGAGCGCGTGCGCGCGGCGCTCGACGACGCCGGCGTCACGCTGTGA